AAATACAACAGTTGGAATATTATAAGTAGAGTAATGGTGCAAAAATGATGTTGCCTGTATGACTGGGATGAAACGGATTTCCAGCTTTAGGAATTTCGGCAAAAGCTCATCTATTTTCAAAAACTTCGGCAAGAGCTCAACATCGAGCTCGTCAATTTGATCGAAGTTATCGAGGATCACATACACACAGTGTCTTTTCTCCAATGCTTCATATTCAGAAAACAGGTTGTAAAGGAACTTTACCAAAAGAGAGAAATCCTCTGCACTCAACGGATCGTGCTCAGTTCGAGGCTGTAGTGGAAAGCTCTCTCGTAGTTGTCTAGAAACCTTGACTGCTATATGCTGTGCAAAGGGTTTACCAGTGACCATCTCTATAGCATTTATCCAGCAATGTAGTAGCTCCGTATGTGTGCTGAAATAGTGCTTGAGTGCGCTTGTCTTGCCAGAACTCCTAGGGCCATGCACAATTAGGTTGGAAGGTGAGAGGGCCGGATCATCATGGATAAAACAGTCTAGAAATTTTAGTTGGGCATCTCTATGTAGGATAGCCTGCGATTGCAACTGCATTATAAATGACGATCACTGCAATTTGGGACTAAAGTATTGCTTTAGATGAGCTGCATCTGTCTTTTCATGACTGCACAAATAGGTAAAAAAAACAAACTGTCTCGTGACTTTTAACTATTATACAGGAACTATCCTCTTGGTCTTACTATTTCTGAATAAGCAAACTACACATATTAGGAACCATATATGGTGCCAAGATTAATAAATTCAAGGGGGTCAAAATAAGATTACTACATGATTAGATGCCGCCTTTAATTGCTGACAATAGTAGCGAAAAACCAAAGTATTCTGCAACATGGTAAAACAATTGGACGTTCTTTAAATAAGTGTCTTTGGATATAGTCTGAACCCACTTACCAGAGCATGTACAATATGCACTCATGGTATCGGACTTTATTTTGCGACACTTAGCACAGCGTAAATCCTGCGAAATGTAGGCTATGGTTTGTATCTGTAACTTCTGTATTAGATTCTCTTCAATAAAAGGCTTCCGCAAAGTCCGGTAGCATTTCGAACACTTGAACATAGACCTTAAGTCAGACATGCAGATATCAAGGTCACTGAAGTAAGCGCAGTTTTCACACATGAAGTTGTTAATTATAAGGGAAGAGGCAGGGTTCTCGAAGGACGCAGAACTATCAAACTCCCTGATCTCAAATACCTCAAGAGCCTCTTTTCTCAGAGCCCTAACTTCCAACGTCCGTTCCTTGCATAGTAACAACACATGGCAAAGCGATTTAACTAGCTCCAAAAGTGGATTACCAGCCTTCATCTTTGGATTTCGACCAGGCAAATCTGGTATGATATAGTCAGCTCTGAAATTTGGATCAAGGATATACTCCTGTTGAGTTTTGTACAGTTTGGATATCCTATTAATAAATGGTTGATAAAATCTTTTAGTGAAGCCAGCGAATACACTGTTTTCATCATCTTCATCTGCTGCCTGTGAGCGGTTGGGAAGCTGTGTCAGCCGCTGGGTGCCAGAAAGTTCATAAAATTGTTGTTTACATTTAATCATACTATCAAGTATGATTACCAACCAGTCATCAAACTCTTGTTGATAGATAGGCGCAAGGAAGTTCTTAATATGCCAGGAGGAATATGCCTGTATATCTTGCCTTTCTTTCTCTTCTATTTTCAAACATGCACATCCTCCATGATTGTACTGATCCATCCAGAGCAGTATATCCCAATAGCGCACTATCTTCAGGTCTAAGTAACTGAACAACGGTCTTGTACGGATAGCTTTTATCAGATATTGCCCATAGGCATAAGAGTTATCGATAGTATTTTTGCTAGTTTTCAAAAGTATCTTGTTTCTGTCGAGGAATACAACCTGAGATCCCATAAACCGAAATTCATTAATCAATTGAAACAAAGCTTTCTTCGTCAGCATGTTGACATAATACCTCAAAGTGTAGTCAAACAACTTTGAATCCACTGATTGAACCCAACCAATAAATGAGTGAACTAGTGAATCTGCAGTAGAATTATTTTGCAGGGCATCATCCCACAAATCCTTTAGTAGGGACCGGAGAATGTTGACTGAAGCTGTAGAAAAGGCATCTTCGACAAAACCGCCGCCTTCACGACCGCCTGACTCTGGTCCGGCCACATCACCTCCCTCTGCTTCGTTAATTAAGGTCGAGGTTAAGATAGTATTGACAAGTAAATTGTTTACCTCAATCTCCAGAACAGCAGAATCGTAGAATTCAGGATTATTAATAACGGGCGAGGTTAAATCGGTTGCCAGAGAAAGAGTATGTGGATTATACTCGTTCTGAATGCCTCCCCGATCAGGCAAAGGCTGCTTCTGGTTCCACCACAGCACAATGTTTTCTAATTTTAGTCTCCGCGCATACATAATATCAATAACATATCCTAGATTCGTCAAATTCAGATTGCAAATTGGGATTCTTGTGTAGTTCGATAAAATCGTCAAGTTCGAGAGCCAAGAACCTAGTTGAAGAATGTGACTGACTGTTTTCTTTATCAattgatcctgccagttCAAAGTTGGAAAAGCTAGTTCGCAGGTCGAAAGCTGAACTACTGGTAACTGGTTTAAGATACGGATGGATTTTAAGAGCCTTGATGGGGTTGGTGATTGTAGAAGCAGGAGCAATTGCGAACCCTTCAACTCACTCCATGAGGATACAACTTTTGATAAGGAACGCAAGAGGACAGACTTGTCGGTAAAATGATGTAACTCAAATTTGGCACTTTCTGCAGGCATAAAGTAATGCCTGAATTTTTCAAAGTTTTTGACCTTTTTCAAGTATTGCTGCTCATAGGCAGCTTCAAGCGCATGTCTAGACAGCTCCTGAGCAGCAATAGAAGGTTTCAGAACAAAAACTTTGGCTTGGTCACCCCATCCATTAAAAAGCACAAAAAATTCATAGCCCAAGTTGGTCGTTAAATTTAGCAAATATATCACCTCCAGATCAAACCTTTGCAAATATCTCTCGGAAGTGACGCTTAATAAATTCTTGGCCTGAAATCCATGCTGTAGTCCTTTACTCAAGGCACCCATAACATTGGACTTAAACTTAACGGCGTTACCAAGTTCCATTATAGCTCTTTCACTGGCAGGAATAGTGCTTTCATAAATGCCGAGAATATTTCCGCTGTTGAAAACGCTCGACACCTTATTTTGCTCATCTAAAAAGACTGTTTCGGGACATGTTACCCTAAACAGAGAACTGGAGGTGTTATAAGAGTCTTCTTTAGTATTCGGAAGTATCGCATTACTTTTCTCTATGACACAATTAGGTATCCCACCCGGGGGAAGAGTGTCTGTCTTAAACTTCAGAAAGACCGTCTTATGGATGTGAAATTTTAGAGACTGTACTTTTCCCGATATTAAAGCATGCACCTCTACTACACCAGGTTCTGAAGAGTTTTTGTACTGTAATATTTCCCAATCGGAGTTAGCATAGGATTCGGCATGCTTCTTAATAATATTTCCCAGTGCAGACCTATCATTGAGCGTAGAGCTAGAACCAAAAAGTTGTTTTCGCCGGTGCCTTTCTTCTGCTTGTAGTTGCCATTTGATTTTTTGGTAGTTTAGCCATCCCACATAATCTTCATCAATTGCTGGCATTACAGAAGGTAGTACAGGCTGGTTATCCTTTGTTTCATTTTCCCGTTTGCGTTTCTTCTTGGTAACCACCCGTGCTACTTTAGCGCCACTGCTGCTCTCGGTTGAAAAAGCATTGTCTTCAATATCAGCAATTTCCGGCATTCCATTCGATTTTTTAAAGAACCTACCAATAGATGTCTGTTTAAATTTGCTTTCACTTGTGGCAATTTTCTTCCTTAGCCATTCGGGATGATCTACTCGAGGAACTGGATTGTTTACATTCTGTAAAGCGGCAGGTATGGTGATAATCTTTTGAATAACAGATGCAAGACGCTCTCTATAGTAGTTCCAATCTAATATAGCCCTAAGATCAAAGTTATCCAATGAAGAGTCTAATAACCACTTTCTCAGGAATAACTTTTTAATATTATGATCAGCAGAAAAAATGGCGACTGGAATAGCTCTCTCAGTGACAGGCGCATTTGCAGGTTTAGAACTAATAATAAACTTACATTGGAGGCCTGCATCTTTAACCATTTCCTGACCCAAGAATTCACCCAATCTTCTGGCTGTCGTAATAGAAGTGGACTTTTGTCCATCGTATTCTTTCAATTTTTTGGACATGCTCTTATTCTCACAAATCAAGTCAATCAAATCTTCTGTTTCTAACATACTGCCTTTCGAATCAAGGATATCTAGCCATCTATTTGCAACCTTTGCGACTGCACCGTAACATTCCTCCAAAGTTCTACCTTCCAGAAAAACTTTAAATATATCCTGCTGAAAGTTTTTAATCAACTGCAACTCTCCACGTCTCTTTAATTCAAAACCTTTGAGCTCAGCCAAAGAGCCATCTTCATTAAACACAGCATAACGTTTTTTTATACCCTTCCCTTCTTCTTTTGATGTAGGTAGGATCATAGCTTTATATGGGCCATCCACTTCGAAAAAAATCGAATTATCACTAGAGATCTTGTACTTGTGCTTTGCATCGTTCACTAGCTCCTGGTATTGATGATTGGTAAAGCTTTGATGCACTTTGTAGTTTAACATTGAGCACGGATAAGACAGGTACAACTTCTTGCCATTTTTCAATGTGAATTCGAAGTTCTCCGGGAAAGATCTTGGAATTATACACCAGATACCGTCAGTATCTAACTCCAACGGTCTTCCTATTCTTTCTACCAGAGCACGGGCCATTTGGATAATAGTCGCACCTGTCGAGCAAGTAATTCCTGCCATTTCTATTGAGTACCACCGTGAACCTTTTCTCATGGCATAACCGTAAAATGAATTTAAGATAACTTTATGCGCCAATTGAAGCGAGTCATACAAAACA
This is a stretch of genomic DNA from Eremothecium gossypii ATCC 10895 chromosome VI, complete sequence. It encodes these proteins:
- the POL2 gene encoding DNA polymerase epsilon catalytic subunit (Syntenic homolog of Saccharomyces cerevisiae YNL262W (POL2)) gives rise to the protein MSNRFKGSSTGHYVRAGAGGQPNTYGLTAHQLLQSKKVDDIDAMMGFERHISPQDGAGAGNSERIGWLCNMHPTVVADELNAGASGVGVAGVDFYFLDEEGGSFKSTILYDPYFLLSCQDSNRVHDVEEFLKKYLEGCLKTVEVVQKDDLAMDNHLVGLKRTLLKLNFVNTNNLFEARKLLRPILKDNEENQQQRDIYSLNDTTNRRDAKMLIDDIREYDVPYHVRVCIDKEIRVGKWYRVTSGGLVEYTDKVAFADPVVLAFDIETTKAPLKFPDSAIDQIMMISYMIDGEGYLITNREIISEDIEDFEYTPKPEYQGLFTVFNEEDERSLLERFFEHIRDVRPTVISTFNGDFFDWPFVEARSKIRGLSMFDEIGFAPDSEGEYKSSYCAHMDCYRWVKRDSYLPQGSQGLKAVTQVKLGYNPIELDPELMTPYAYEKPQHLSEYSVSDAVATYYLYMKYVHPFIFSLCTVLPLNPDEVLRKGTGTLCEMLLMVQAYDHGILLPNKHTEPIERFYDGHLLESETYVGGHVESLEAGVFRSDIDCDFTIDSTAIDELLQDLPHALKFCIEVENKTKVEDVLDFEDILNTITEQLQELKMNNKRKELPLIYHVDVASMYPNIMTTNRLQPDSMKTERDCASCDFNRPGKKCDRRLKWTWRGEFLPAKMDEYAMVKRALMNEVFPNKYKNTTKKLLTFDELSYSEQVSHIKKRLSEYSRKVYHRVKVTESVVRESIVCQRENPFYVNTVRSFRDRRYEFKGHAKTWKKKLSQIDPEDKVARDEARKMIVLYDSLQLAHKVILNSFYGYAMRKGSRWYSIEMAGITCSTGATIIQMARALVERIGRPLELDTDGIWCIIPRSFPENFEFTLKNGKKLYLSYPCSMLNYKVHQSFTNHQYQELVNDAKHKYKISSDNSIFFEVDGPYKAMILPTSKEEGKGIKKRYAVFNEDGSLAELKGFELKRRGELQLIKNFQQDIFKVFLEGRTLEECYGAVAKVANRWLDILDSKGSMLETEDLIDLICENKSMSKKLKEYDGQKSTSITTARRLGEFLGQEMVKDAGLQCKFIISSKPANAPVTERAIPVAIFSADHNIKKLFLRKWLLDSSLDNFDLRAILDWNYYRERLASVIQKIITIPAALQNVNNPVPRVDHPEWLRKKIATSESKFKQTSIGRFFKKSNGMPEIADIEDNAFSTESSSGAKVARVVTKKKRKRENETKDNQPVLPSVMPAIDEDYVGWLNYQKIKWQLQAEERHRRKQLFGSSSTLNDRSALGNIIKKHAESYANSDWEILQYKNSSEPGVVEVHALISGKVQSLKFHIHKTVFLKFKTDTLPPGGIPNCVIEKSNAILPNTKEDSYNTSSSLFRVTCPETVFLDEQNKVSSVFNSGNILGIYESTIPASERAIMELGNAVKFKSNVMGALSKGLQHGFQAKNLLSVTSERYLQRFDLEVIYLLNLTTNLGYEFFVLFNGWGDQAKVFVLKPSIAAQELSRHALEAAYEQQYLKKVKNFEKFRHYFMPAESAKFELHHFTDKSVLLRSLSKVVSSWSELKGSQLLLLLQSPTPSRLLKSIRILNQLPVVQLSTCELAFPTLNWQDQLIKKTVSHILQLGSWLSNLTILSNYTRIPICNLNLTNLGYVIDIMYARRLKLENIVLWWNQKQPLPDRGGIQNEYNPHTLSLATDLTSPVINNPEFYDSAVLEIEVNNLLVNTILTSTLINEAEGGDVAGPESGGREGGGFVEDAFSTASVNILRSLLKDLWDDALQNNSTADSLVHSFIGWVQSVDSKLFDYTLRYYVNMLTKKALFQLINEFRFMGSQVVFLDRNKILLKTSKNTIDNSYAYGQYLIKAIRTRPLFSYLDLKIVRYWDILLWMDQYNHGGCACLKIEEKERQDIQAYSSWHIKNFLAPIYQQEFDDWLVIILDSMIKCKQQFYELSGTQRLTQLPNRSQAADEDDENSVFAGFTKRFYQPFINRISKLYKTQQEYILDPNFRADYIIPDLPGRNPKMKAGNPLLELVKSLCHVLLLCKERTLEVRALRKEALEVFEIREFDSSASFENPASSLIINNFMCENCAYFSDLDICMSDLRSMFKCSKCYRTLRKPFIEENLIQKLQIQTIAYISQDLRCAKCRKIKSDTMSAYCTCSGKWVQTISKDTYLKNVQLFYHVAEYFGFSLLLSAIKGGI